A DNA window from Helianthus annuus cultivar XRQ/B chromosome 15, HanXRQr2.0-SUNRISE, whole genome shotgun sequence contains the following coding sequences:
- the LOC110913573 gene encoding protein FAR1-RELATED SEQUENCE 5-like, producing MEDLPTYSPTNVIPNCFILDESSTHGGSSSSGVRDVGGKNIRSEVAAHFQIYSPTEEDMWSSDESGEEPLGPACPNDRGKSPLIIPDAHKVTVGVLILSDDQQGTPRYYVTQTPEGTKFWTPFVDKEFLPVLGKSYETFEEVVAMYKVYGYEAGFNVKKAQTKVRNGCPTHKYLRCSKAAKPQKKRTFDTLFESLAMCSRNSTFTLTDCKARLLIVATQDPIRFVVHSWSDVHNHPLIDTFNRDLSKFSRKLPFAAQQFIHQMSLNRIGPVKTHRFLVSIKGGNHNVRGTTDDFKNYSQQLRIFIGDRDAQLLLERLRDRSENLANFYYDFVVSEGKLKAVFWADEISNLNYKAFGDVLAFDATYQTNKYNMIFVPFTGVDNHMHCVTFGARLLLNETVESYKWLLQAFMKAYHTEPRLILSDQDPSMKQVIQQVFTTARHRLCMWHIMKKLPTKDHQWLNEMYEIRERWVLAFFRDIPMCCLMKTTSRSESSNASFKVNSTSANTLVQFMLCYEARIDSQRYRQRVSEFKSSSIVYQGKSNLPIEQHAFSVYSHSVFHVVRKEILKGKFCCFITNQTLEAGMTVFSVQHEDNLFTVKFNSMDNTAECSCRGFTRIGYLCRHVFCVYRLQHVDAIPSKYIANRWRRDVSPKRVFSIDSRYGVDTQPQAVMHNEIIDVITDCVDVVRNNTESLSTLLETAKSDQTEYVNQGIYFDARPSVNKGCL from the exons ATGGAAGATCTTCCTACATACTCTCCCACCAATGTTATCCCGAACTGCTTTATCCTTGATGAATCTTCGACTCACGGTGGTTCATCTTCTTCAG GTGTTAGAGATGTAGGAGGTAAAAACATCCGATCAGAAGTAGCTGCACACTTTCAGATCTATTCACCAACTGAAGAAG ATATGTGGAGTAGTGATGAGTCCGGTGAGGAACCGCTGGGACCAGCATGCCCTAATGACAGAGGAAAATCACCGCTAATCATTCCTGACGCCCACAAGGTAACAGTTGGCGTTTTAATTCTGTCTG ATGATCAACAGGGAACACCCCGTTACTACGTAACTCAAACCCCAGAAGGAACCAAATTCTGGACTCCTTTTGTGGACAAGGAGTTCCTTCCTGTTCTTGGAAAATCATATGAGACTTTCGAAGAAGTAGTTGCAATGTATAAGGTGTACGGATATGAAGCTGGGTTTAACGTTAAAAAGGCTCAAACAAAGGTTCGTAACGGATGCCCCACGCACAAATACCTCAGGTGCTCGAAGGCTGCTAAACCGCAAAAGAAAAGGACGTTTGACACTCTCTTTGAGTCTTTGGCCATGTGCAGCAGGAACAGTACATTTACACTCACTGATTGTAAGGCCCGACTTCTTATTGTAGCAACTCAAGACCCTATACGGTTTGTTGTGCATAGCTGGAGTGATGTGCATAATCATCCGCTTATTGACACCTTCAACCGCGACTTATCAAAATTTTCAAGGAAACTCCCGTTTGCAGCCCAACAGTTTATTCACCAAATGAGCCTTAATCGCATTGGTCCGGTGAAGACCCACCGTTTCCTGGTTAGCATCAAAGGCGGCAATCACAACGTGCGTGGCACCACCGATGACTTTAAAAACTACAGCCAACAATTGAGGATTTTCATAGGCGACCGAGATGCTCAACTGCTTCTGGAACGTCTACGCGATCGAAGCGAGAATCTAGCAAACTTCTATTACGACTTTGTTGTATCCGAAGGGAAATTGAAAGCTGTGTTTTGGGCTGACGAGATTTccaacctaaactataaagcgtTCGGCGATGTTCTAGCATTCGATGCCACCTATCAGACAAACAA GTACAACATGATTTTTGTACCTTTCACTGGTGTCGACAACCACATGCATTGTGTCACCTTTGGCGCAAGGTTGCTTTTAAATGAAACAGTTGAATCTTACAAATGGTTACTCCAAGCATTCATGAAGGCATATCATACCGAACCCCGGTTGATCTTAAGCGATCAGGACCCGTCGATGAAACAAGTTATCCAACAAGTTTTCACCACTGCCCGCCACAGACTTTGTATGTGGCATATCATGAAAAAACTGCCAACCAAG GACCACCAATGGCTCAATGAAATGTACGAAATCAGGGAACGTTGGGTTCTGGCATTCTTTAGGGACATCCCCATGTGCTGCTTGATGAAGACAACTTCACGATCTGAAAGCTCAAATGCATCTTTTAAAGTTAACTCCACCAGCGCAAATACCCTTGTTCAATTTATGCTATGTTATGAGGCACGGATTGACAGCCAACGTTATCGCCAAAGAGTTTCTGAATTCAAATCTTCGTCAATCGTGTACCAGGGGAAAAGTAATCTGCCCATTGAACAACACGCTTTCAGTGTTTACTCTCATTCCGTTTTCCATGTGGTTCGGAAGGAAATCCTCAAGGGAAAGTTTTGTTGCTTCATTACAAACCAAACGTTAGAAGCTGGCATGACTGTTTTCTCTGTCCAGCACGAAGACAATCTGTTCACG GTAAAGTTTAACAGCATGGATAACACAGCTGAATGCTCATGTCGTGGCTTTACCCGAATAGGCTACCTGTGTCGCCATGTCTTCTGCGTTTATCGCCTACAACATGTGGACGCCATCCCATCCAAATACATTGCCAACAGATGGAGGCGTGATGTTTCGCCTAAGAGGGTGTTTTCAATTGATAGTCGCTACGGTGTGGACACACAACCGCAGGCTGTTATGCACAATGAGATTATCGATGTGATCACCGACTGTGTGGACGTTGTTAGAAATAATACTGAATCGCTTTCAACTTTACTTGAAACAGCTAAAAGTGATCAAACTGAATATGTTAACCAGGGGATCTATTTTGATGCCAGACCAAGTGTCAACAAAGGATGTCTTTGA